From a region of the Methanolobus tindarius DSM 2278 genome:
- a CDS encoding polyprenyl synthetase family protein — protein MIQIEDLDEYQLIKMAKDDMVNSMDDSSQMKKMLLHICSSGGKNIRPVMLILCTEMCGGNSTEGVKAALAIEFIHSASLIHDDVLDGGLVRRGVESAHKKYGIPAAILCGDFLISKAISLISGYGNDAVNEFGRAGMYMAEGETIDISSVDDEFREKNYYECISKKTGSLFAASAAIGAYVANADSDTARQLRLFGENVGNAYQIVDDLLEYLNELEDKSSTYESVTLPLIYRRTMDHDGAVEKTVNQVRTCVKNAKDILASFPLSEARDKLELITDLITVDMLPADVL, from the coding sequence ATGATACAAATAGAAGATCTGGATGAATATCAATTAATCAAGATGGCCAAGGATGATATGGTCAATTCTATGGATGATAGTTCCCAGATGAAAAAGATGCTTCTGCACATATGCAGTTCCGGTGGAAAGAATATTCGTCCTGTTATGCTTATATTATGTACTGAGATGTGCGGGGGAAATTCTACGGAAGGTGTCAAGGCGGCACTTGCAATAGAATTCATTCATTCTGCGTCTCTTATTCATGATGACGTACTTGATGGAGGCCTTGTACGCCGTGGTGTTGAGTCGGCACATAAAAAATATGGAATTCCGGCAGCGATACTTTGTGGTGATTTCCTAATCTCCAAGGCAATCTCTCTTATTTCGGGTTATGGTAACGATGCAGTAAATGAATTTGGCAGGGCTGGAATGTATATGGCCGAGGGCGAAACCATTGATATTTCAAGCGTTGATGATGAATTCAGAGAGAAAAACTATTATGAGTGTATTAGCAAAAAGACTGGTTCTCTTTTTGCTGCAAGCGCTGCTATTGGTGCATATGTTGCAAATGCGGATTCTGACACTGCCAGACAGTTACGCTTATTTGGTGAAAATGTAGGTAATGCATACCAGATAGTTGATGATCTTCTTGAGTATCTTAATGAGCTTGAAGATAAGAGTTCTACTTACGAATCTGTTACGTTACCACTTATTTATAGAAGGACCATGGATCATGATGGAGCAGTGGAGAAAACTGTGAATCAGGTTCGTACTTGCGTAAAAAATGCAAAAGATATACTTGCTTCGTTCCCTCTGTCTGAGGCGAGGGATAAACTGGAGTTAATAACTGACCTTATTACGGTGGACATGCTTCCTGCAGATGTCCTTTAA
- a CDS encoding cytochrome c maturation protein CcmE domain-containing protein yields the protein MDKTQKTILAVVFIAVVGFVGLWNVDLSQGYYMVSDLSLNSEKYVGHDVNTMGMIKNGTLDISTDGTSFALQDLEDSSYEINVEYTGSLPANLVEGQSVSISGKMLSPTMVEASQIVMSCPSKYSE from the coding sequence ATGGATAAAACACAAAAAACGATACTTGCAGTTGTTTTCATTGCTGTTGTTGGTTTTGTAGGTCTCTGGAATGTTGACCTTTCACAGGGATATTATATGGTCTCTGATCTTTCCCTTAACTCTGAGAAGTATGTAGGGCATGATGTCAACACAATGGGTATGATCAAAAATGGCACTCTTGATATATCTACGGATGGCACTTCTTTTGCACTTCAGGATTTGGAAGATTCCTCTTACGAGATTAATGTGGAATATACTGGTTCTCTTCCGGCCAACCTTGTTGAAGGACAAAGTGTTAGCATAAGTGGAAAAATGCTCTCTCCAACTATGGTTGAAGCAAGTCAGATAGTTATGAGCTGTCCTTCTAAATACTCAGAATAA
- a CDS encoding CcmD family protein, with product MGALDIAFAITWITLLVYVVHIISSRRKLVRQYSRMEK from the coding sequence ATAGGCGCGTTAGATATTGCATTTGCAATTACCTGGATTACATTACTTGTATATGTTGTACACATTATAAGTTCCCGCAGAAAACTGGTGCGCCAATATAGCAGGATGGAAAAGTAA
- the ahbD gene encoding heme b synthase, protein MAKPPRLIAWETTAGCNLSCKHCRGSSTEKKPEGELTTEEALHFIDEIKEMGNPILILSGGEPLVRDDIFEIAKYATEKGLRVAMATNGTLVTPEMADKIKSVGIQRVSISLDGSSSKTHDDFRCMPGAFDGAITGIENLKDAGIGFQINPTITKRTIDEIPEILEMAKELGADALHIFLLVPTGRGKELENDEIPPVEYERILNWFYDRQKDAGIQLKATCAPHYFRIMRQRAEKEGIEISVKTHGYEAMTKGCLGGTGFCFVSSTGDVFPCGYLPALAGNIKEQSFKDIWENSKVFNDLRDVSKLKGKCGICEYNTVCGGCRARAYAATGDYLEEEPYCIYVPKKQ, encoded by the coding sequence ATGGCAAAACCTCCAAGACTTATCGCCTGGGAAACAACAGCAGGATGCAACCTTTCATGCAAACATTGCAGAGGATCATCCACTGAGAAAAAACCAGAAGGTGAACTTACAACTGAAGAAGCACTCCATTTCATAGATGAAATTAAGGAAATGGGAAACCCCATACTCATACTTAGTGGCGGAGAGCCTCTTGTAAGAGATGACATTTTCGAGATTGCAAAGTATGCCACTGAAAAAGGCCTGCGTGTTGCAATGGCAACAAACGGCACACTTGTCACACCTGAAATGGCAGATAAAATAAAAAGTGTCGGCATACAGAGAGTCAGCATCAGCCTTGATGGTTCAAGTTCTAAAACCCACGATGACTTCCGTTGCATGCCAGGGGCATTTGATGGTGCAATAACAGGAATAGAGAATTTGAAAGATGCAGGAATAGGTTTCCAGATAAATCCAACTATCACAAAACGCACCATTGATGAAATTCCGGAAATACTGGAAATGGCAAAGGAACTTGGTGCTGATGCACTTCACATTTTCCTGCTGGTACCAACAGGCAGGGGCAAGGAACTTGAAAATGATGAAATCCCGCCTGTGGAATATGAAAGGATACTAAACTGGTTCTACGACAGGCAGAAGGATGCAGGCATTCAGCTTAAAGCAACATGTGCACCACATTATTTCAGGATAATGCGCCAGCGCGCAGAAAAGGAAGGCATCGAGATAAGTGTCAAGACCCACGGTTACGAAGCAATGACAAAAGGATGTCTCGGAGGAACAGGTTTTTGCTTCGTATCAAGCACAGGAGATGTTTTCCCCTGCGGATACCTGCCCGCACTTGCAGGAAACATAAAAGAGCAGAGTTTTAAGGATATCTGGGAGAACTCAAAAGTATTCAACGACCTGCGTGATGTTTCAAAACTTAAGGGAAAATGCGGAATATGCGAATATAATACAGTATGTGGAGGATGCCGTGCCCGGGCTTACGCTGCCACTGGGGACTACCTGGAGGAAGAACCCTACTGCATATATGTACCTAAAAAACAGTGA
- the ahbA gene encoding siroheme decarboxylase subunit alpha: protein MIFLDDTDKKILNTIQFGFPLETEPYKKLGDELGISENEIIERLDRLHDEGAVRKIGPIINRRGVGGTSTLVAASVPEEKVDEVAEYINEYHEVSHNYHRPEKFNIWFTISAANRERIDTILEELHEKTGVEFVDLPTKKLFKIGVRFNIK from the coding sequence ATGATATTTCTTGATGATACCGATAAAAAGATACTCAACACTATCCAGTTTGGATTTCCTCTTGAAACAGAGCCCTACAAAAAACTGGGAGATGAGCTGGGCATCAGTGAAAATGAAATAATTGAGAGGCTTGACAGACTGCACGATGAAGGTGCAGTCAGGAAGATAGGACCTATAATTAACCGCAGAGGAGTCGGAGGAACCAGCACACTTGTTGCTGCCAGTGTTCCTGAAGAGAAAGTTGATGAAGTTGCTGAATACATCAACGAGTATCACGAAGTATCCCACAACTACCACAGGCCTGAGAAATTCAATATATGGTTCACAATTTCTGCAGCTAACAGGGAAAGAATAGACACTATATTAGAAGAGCTCCATGAAAAAACCGGAGTGGAGTTTGTTGACCTTCCGACAAAAAAACTGTTCAAGATCGGAGTCAGGTTCAACATAAAGTGA
- the ahbB gene encoding siroheme decarboxylase subunit beta: MAENLDDIDEKIIKMTQNGIPLKKSPFADIASKLGISEQEVIDRLKKMQEKDIIRRFGASIGHRDIGIVANAMCVWNVPDERTEEVGTIMAGFSEVTHCYERPRAPGWDYNLFAMVHSYTKEDCEEVAARISEATGIKDYKLLYSDREFKKTGVRL, encoded by the coding sequence ATGGCAGAAAATCTGGATGACATTGATGAAAAAATAATAAAAATGACACAGAACGGCATCCCACTTAAAAAATCACCCTTTGCAGATATTGCCAGTAAACTTGGCATCAGCGAGCAGGAAGTAATAGACCGACTGAAAAAAATGCAGGAAAAAGATATTATCCGAAGGTTCGGAGCATCCATAGGACATAGGGATATTGGAATTGTTGCAAACGCAATGTGTGTCTGGAATGTACCTGATGAGAGAACAGAGGAAGTTGGTACAATTATGGCAGGATTCTCCGAAGTCACACACTGCTATGAAAGGCCACGTGCTCCGGGATGGGACTATAACCTGTTTGCAATGGTCCACTCATATACAAAGGAAGACTGCGAGGAAGTTGCTGCAAGGATCTCAGAGGCAACAGGCATCAAAGATTACAAACTTCTTTATAGTGACAGGGAATTCAAGAAAACTGGAGTTCGGTTGTAA
- a CDS encoding precorrin-2 dehydrogenase/sirohydrochlorin ferrochelatase family protein, which produces MKDKNHFLPLLIDMSDKKVVIFGSGSVGERKANLFSEYAKVTVVSRSFYDIFYELEDKYSIQLIKADARKLTDDEINDVIRDAFLVIPATNDRSINERIVKLSKSFGILTNEVDAIGDVTVPAVIKRGGLTISISTAGSSPAFSRFTRRQVEKIITPEFGDMIKIQDEMRTYLKSEVPDQRDRKDILWDILESEEVWKGLEESYEKGFNTAQGIVRKKISEKVR; this is translated from the coding sequence ATGAAAGACAAGAACCACTTCCTGCCACTGCTGATAGATATGAGCGACAAGAAAGTCGTAATATTCGGAAGTGGATCTGTCGGGGAAAGAAAAGCTAACCTGTTCTCAGAATATGCAAAAGTTACGGTAGTCAGCCGAAGTTTTTACGATATTTTTTATGAGCTTGAAGACAAATACAGCATCCAGCTAATCAAAGCAGATGCAAGAAAGCTCACAGATGATGAGATCAATGATGTTATCAGAGATGCATTTCTTGTTATACCTGCCACCAATGACAGAAGCATAAATGAAAGAATTGTTAAGCTGTCCAAATCCTTTGGGATACTGACAAACGAAGTTGATGCCATTGGTGACGTTACCGTACCTGCTGTGATCAAACGTGGCGGGCTTACCATAAGCATTTCCACAGCAGGCTCAAGCCCCGCTTTTTCAAGATTTACACGCAGGCAGGTAGAGAAAATCATTACTCCTGAATTTGGTGATATGATAAAGATACAGGATGAAATGAGAACGTATCTTAAAAGTGAAGTACCTGACCAAAGAGACAGGAAAGATATATTGTGGGACATACTTGAGAGCGAAGAAGTGTGGAAAGGGCTTGAAGAATCATATGAAAAAGGGTTTAATACAGCACAGGGTATAGTAAGGAAGAAAATAAGCGAGAAAGTCAGATGA
- the hemA gene encoding glutamyl-tRNA reductase, whose protein sequence is MTEITSMVITHSKATVEEIEEAWEGDIEKMLKDLHSLDLVCECAVLKTCNRVEIYVVSPKGSTVLFQFAKKMGLSSNIIDFFEHEESIMHLLRLACGLESMIIGEDQILGQIKDLYLVAKKLGTTGKMLDTAFSKAIQVGKRVRTETEINRGALSIASASVDLAEDTVGDLQNKMVLVIGTGEMGTLVTRALSHREIELMYIANRTYETAKDLADEMGGHAVHFDQIDENLSRADVVISATGAPHYVLKYEQIEKAMNFREKELLLIDIANPRDIDPSIDDIPHVTLYNIDNLRVINEKNLELRMEEAKKAQAIIDEEFELLIKQYKRQRADTLVSELYAQSYKLRVNEKDKAITKLGAYHTIGDTEKQIIEDLTHSIINKMLAEPTKVIRYAAEIGDDELLESVARVFIANRSNIKERSELLKCSPSTE, encoded by the coding sequence ATGACTGAAATAACCAGTATGGTGATAACTCATTCCAAAGCAACCGTGGAAGAGATCGAGGAAGCATGGGAAGGGGACATAGAAAAAATGCTCAAGGACCTGCACTCCCTTGATCTGGTTTGCGAGTGTGCCGTACTTAAAACCTGCAACCGCGTGGAAATATATGTTGTTTCGCCAAAGGGCAGTACTGTCCTGTTCCAGTTTGCCAAGAAAATGGGACTTTCCTCTAATATTATAGACTTTTTTGAACATGAAGAATCTATCATGCACCTGCTAAGGCTTGCATGTGGTCTTGAATCCATGATAATCGGTGAAGACCAGATCCTTGGCCAGATTAAAGACCTGTATCTTGTTGCCAAGAAACTTGGAACAACTGGTAAAATGCTGGATACTGCATTCAGTAAAGCAATTCAGGTAGGAAAACGTGTAAGGACCGAGACTGAAATTAACCGCGGTGCACTTTCAATTGCATCAGCATCAGTTGACCTTGCAGAAGACACAGTTGGCGACCTCCAGAACAAAATGGTACTTGTCATTGGAACCGGTGAAATGGGAACACTTGTCACAAGGGCACTTTCCCACAGGGAAATCGAGCTGATGTATATTGCCAACCGTACATACGAAACTGCAAAGGACCTTGCTGATGAGATGGGAGGACACGCAGTACACTTTGATCAGATCGATGAGAACCTCAGTAGAGCTGATGTTGTTATCAGTGCAACCGGTGCACCCCATTACGTCCTGAAGTACGAGCAGATAGAAAAAGCAATGAATTTCAGAGAAAAGGAACTGCTTTTAATTGATATTGCGAATCCCAGAGATATTGACCCTTCAATAGACGATATCCCCCATGTGACTCTCTATAATATAGATAACCTCAGAGTAATAAATGAGAAGAATCTGGAACTTAGAATGGAAGAGGCTAAAAAGGCCCAGGCAATAATTGATGAGGAATTTGAACTTCTAATAAAGCAGTACAAGAGACAGAGAGCAGACACCCTTGTATCGGAGTTGTATGCACAGTCATACAAGCTTCGGGTTAATGAAAAAGACAAAGCTATCACAAAGCTTGGTGCATACCATACAATTGGTGACACTGAAAAACAAATCATCGAAGACCTGACACATTCCATCATCAATAAAATGCTGGCAGAGCCTACCAAAGTTATCAGGTATGCAGCAGAGATCGGTGACGACGAATTGCTGGAATCTGTTGCCAGAGTATTTATCGCTAATAGATCTAACATTAAAGAAAGAAGTGAGCTGTTAAAATGTTCCCCGAGCACAGAATGA
- the hemB gene encoding porphobilinogen synthase, with amino-acid sequence MFPEHRMRRLRSGKIKDLVRETSLSVNDLIYPVFVNETINEPEEVSSMPGVFNLPVDMVADDAKEAADLGIPAMILFGIPEHKDEKGSSAWGDEDVVQQAIREIKNELGKDMLVITDVCLCEYTSHGHCGMVDFDTEEIMNDPTLPLLGKTAVSHVKAGADMVAPSGMMDGMISAIRSELDNNNFHNTPIMSYAAKYSSAFYGPFRDAAGSGCCFGDRSTHQMDPANSDEALMETALDIEEGADIIMVKPALPYLDIIYRLKTEFQMPTAAYNVSGEYSMLKAAAQNGWLDEKQVMHESLMSIKRAGADMIITYFAKEMAQMLK; translated from the coding sequence ATGTTCCCCGAGCACAGAATGAGAAGGCTGAGAAGCGGCAAAATAAAAGATCTGGTACGTGAAACTTCTTTGTCAGTTAATGACCTGATTTATCCGGTTTTTGTCAACGAAACAATAAACGAGCCGGAAGAAGTATCATCCATGCCAGGCGTGTTCAACCTGCCTGTGGATATGGTTGCAGACGATGCAAAAGAAGCTGCTGATCTCGGGATACCTGCCATGATTCTCTTCGGTATACCGGAACACAAGGATGAGAAAGGAAGCAGTGCATGGGGAGATGAAGATGTTGTACAGCAGGCAATACGCGAGATCAAGAATGAACTCGGGAAAGATATGCTTGTGATTACCGATGTCTGCCTCTGCGAGTACACCAGCCACGGACACTGCGGAATGGTTGATTTTGATACTGAGGAAATCATGAACGACCCAACTCTTCCACTGCTTGGAAAGACAGCAGTCAGCCACGTAAAAGCCGGAGCGGACATGGTTGCACCATCAGGAATGATGGACGGCATGATATCTGCAATTCGCAGTGAGCTTGACAATAACAATTTCCACAACACACCAATTATGTCCTATGCTGCAAAATATTCTTCAGCATTCTACGGCCCATTCAGGGATGCAGCGGGATCAGGATGTTGTTTCGGAGACAGGTCTACACACCAGATGGACCCGGCAAACTCCGACGAGGCACTTATGGAAACTGCACTTGATATCGAAGAAGGTGCAGATATAATAATGGTCAAGCCGGCACTTCCATATCTTGATATTATATACCGCCTCAAGACTGAATTCCAGATGCCAACGGCAGCATACAATGTCAGCGGCGAATACTCAATGCTTAAGGCAGCAGCACAGAATGGATGGCTTGATGAGAAACAGGTGATGCATGAATCACTGATGTCCATCAAACGTGCAGGTGCTGATATGATAATTACCTATTTTGCCAAGGAAATGGCACAGATGTTAAAATGA
- the hemL gene encoding glutamate-1-semialdehyde 2,1-aminomutase, with protein sequence MSLDKSRDLYNKARTLLPGGVSSPVRAIKPYPFYTESANGSKIKDIDGNEYIDYCLAYGPNILGHANPSIKQAIINQLEKGWLYGTPTDLEVNLAEKIAALYPSIDMLRFVSTGTEATMSALRAARGFTGKNKFIKIEGGFHGAHDAVLVKAGSGATTLGKPDSLGIPEDFTKHTLQTPFNDIEALTQLIEKNQDDMAAVIMEPVMGNIGPVLPEGDYLKDVRKVTEENDVVLIFDEVITGFRLAMGGAQEYFGVTPDMTTLGKIVGGGMPIGVFGGKKEIIEMIAPSGSVYQAGTFSGSPASVAAGLAVLDVLEKEEVHKKLNATGDMMRSRLSEIVSDLNLDYNVVGISSMFKIFFGDKPLNYQDVLKCDKEGYVQFFFKMLDSGVFIPPSQFETNFISTAHSEDDIEKTLTAYEANLK encoded by the coding sequence ATGTCATTAGATAAGTCCAGAGATTTATACAATAAAGCAAGAACCCTCCTCCCAGGAGGAGTCAGTAGTCCGGTAAGAGCTATCAAACCATACCCATTTTACACTGAATCTGCAAACGGTTCAAAGATAAAAGATATCGATGGAAACGAGTACATCGATTACTGTCTCGCATACGGACCAAATATTCTGGGACATGCAAATCCCTCCATCAAGCAGGCAATAATTAACCAGCTTGAAAAAGGATGGCTTTACGGCACTCCAACAGACCTTGAAGTAAACCTTGCCGAGAAAATTGCAGCACTTTACCCGAGCATTGACATGCTCAGATTTGTTTCAACAGGAACCGAAGCAACCATGAGCGCGCTTCGTGCAGCAAGAGGATTTACAGGTAAGAACAAGTTCATCAAGATAGAAGGTGGTTTCCACGGTGCACACGATGCAGTACTTGTCAAAGCAGGTTCCGGTGCAACAACCCTTGGGAAACCAGATTCACTTGGAATCCCGGAAGACTTTACAAAACACACATTACAGACACCTTTTAACGATATTGAAGCACTCACACAGTTGATTGAAAAGAACCAGGACGATATGGCAGCAGTCATAATGGAACCTGTCATGGGTAATATTGGTCCGGTTCTTCCTGAAGGAGATTACCTTAAGGATGTCCGCAAGGTCACAGAAGAGAATGACGTAGTTCTCATATTTGACGAAGTCATCACCGGATTCAGACTTGCAATGGGTGGAGCTCAGGAATATTTTGGTGTTACACCGGATATGACAACACTGGGTAAGATTGTTGGCGGTGGAATGCCAATTGGTGTTTTCGGAGGAAAGAAGGAGATCATCGAAATGATCGCACCATCCGGAAGTGTCTACCAGGCAGGAACCTTCAGTGGAAGCCCGGCTTCAGTTGCAGCGGGACTTGCAGTACTTGATGTGCTTGAGAAGGAAGAAGTACATAAGAAGCTCAATGCAACCGGTGACATGATGAGAAGCAGGTTATCAGAAATCGTTTCAGATCTTAATCTCGATTACAATGTAGTTGGCATTTCATCAATGTTCAAGATTTTCTTTGGAGATAAACCACTGAACTATCAGGATGTACTCAAATGCGACAAGGAAGGATATGTACAGTTCTTCTTTAAGATGCTTGACAGCGGTGTTTTCATTCCTCCATCACAGTTTGAGACGAACTTCATATCAACTGCGCACAGCGAAGATGATATTGAAAAGACACTCACCGCTTACGAAGCTAACCTTAAATAA
- the hemC gene encoding hydroxymethylbilane synthase codes for MIIGTRGSALALAQTETIEGMLAELGVSTTRKIIKTSGDTFTDRPLHEVAGVGAFVRELDDRMIDGEIDISVHSMKDLPTIRPEELATSAVLKRDSPCDVLLTTDGSRIDDLPEGAVIGTSSMRRRAQVLRYRPDLHVQDLRGNINTRIRKLEDGLYDGILLAEAGLQRMGWEMDVERLDTQFFCPSANQGTIAVVTPAGSEAEEVTSNLDHQQTRIETEIERIVITDVEGGCTAPIGSFAQFINENEISICCEVLALDGSEHVRIEEVIQAETYQEHARMIAKELVQMGGKELVQRAVCQLSAGTAEEVQGQYD; via the coding sequence ATGATAATAGGAACCCGTGGAAGTGCTCTGGCTCTTGCACAGACAGAAACTATTGAAGGCATGCTTGCAGAACTTGGTGTCAGCACAACCAGGAAAATAATAAAGACATCAGGCGACACATTCACAGACAGGCCACTTCATGAAGTTGCAGGAGTAGGTGCATTTGTCAGGGAACTGGATGACAGGATGATTGATGGAGAGATCGATATATCAGTACACTCCATGAAAGACCTGCCCACAATTCGCCCAGAAGAGCTTGCTACATCCGCAGTTCTTAAACGCGATTCACCATGTGATGTACTTCTTACTACCGACGGTTCAAGAATAGATGATCTTCCTGAAGGAGCTGTGATTGGAACATCATCCATGCGCAGAAGAGCCCAGGTACTAAGATACAGACCTGATCTTCATGTGCAGGATCTTAGAGGAAACATCAATACAAGGATTAGAAAACTTGAAGACGGGCTTTATGATGGAATTCTTCTTGCTGAAGCAGGTCTCCAGAGAATGGGCTGGGAGATGGATGTTGAACGTCTTGACACACAATTTTTTTGCCCTTCAGCAAACCAGGGAACTATAGCTGTAGTCACACCTGCCGGAAGCGAGGCAGAAGAAGTAACATCCAATCTTGATCACCAGCAGACAAGAATTGAAACTGAAATTGAACGTATAGTTATCACTGATGTCGAAGGCGGATGCACTGCACCAATAGGCTCCTTTGCCCAATTTATTAATGAAAATGAAATCAGCATTTGCTGTGAAGTACTGGCACTTGACGGTTCAGAACACGTCCGCATTGAAGAAGTGATTCAGGCTGAAACATACCAAGAACATGCCAGAATGATCGCTAAAGAACTGGTACAAATGGGCGGCAAGGAACTTGTACAAAGAGCAGTCTGCCAGTTGAGTGCAGGAACAGCCGAAGAGGTGCAGGGACAATATGATTAA
- a CDS encoding dihydroorotate dehydrogenase, producing MIKVTGIELENPTILAAGIMGTTGASLARVAKEGAGAVVTKSIGPEPKEGHKNPSMIDLGYGFLNAMGLPNPSYPDFKNELSIAKKESGIPVIASIFGGTEEEFVEVAQGLLESNPDVFELNVSCPHALGYGASVGSNPDAVESITAAVKDAVDIPVWVKLTPNVTDIVSIGDAAQRGGADAVVAINTVKGMAIDIESGYPILGNRFGGLSGKAVKPVAVKCVYDLYTALDIPIIGVGGIYTWQDAIEMMMAGATAVQIGSAVHEGIEVFSSISTGIDNFVAEKGYKDITDVIGLAHERI from the coding sequence ATGATTAAAGTTACCGGAATCGAACTTGAAAATCCAACCATACTGGCTGCAGGGATTATGGGAACCACAGGCGCATCCCTTGCACGTGTAGCAAAAGAAGGAGCCGGTGCTGTGGTTACAAAGTCCATTGGCCCGGAACCAAAGGAAGGACACAAGAACCCAAGTATGATAGACCTGGGTTATGGATTTTTAAATGCCATGGGTTTGCCAAATCCATCTTATCCTGATTTTAAAAATGAACTCTCAATTGCCAAGAAGGAATCCGGTATTCCGGTAATTGCAAGTATATTTGGAGGAACAGAGGAAGAGTTTGTCGAAGTTGCCCAGGGACTTCTGGAGTCAAATCCTGATGTTTTTGAGCTTAATGTAAGCTGTCCACATGCACTTGGATATGGTGCATCAGTGGGAAGCAATCCTGATGCAGTTGAGAGTATCACAGCCGCCGTAAAAGATGCAGTTGACATACCTGTATGGGTAAAACTAACACCTAACGTTACAGATATAGTATCAATTGGAGACGCTGCCCAGAGAGGAGGAGCTGACGCAGTTGTTGCTATCAATACTGTAAAAGGCATGGCAATTGACATTGAAAGTGGATATCCCATTCTTGGAAACAGGTTTGGAGGACTTTCAGGGAAAGCTGTGAAACCTGTTGCTGTCAAATGTGTTTATGATCTTTATACAGCCCTTGATATACCTATAATAGGTGTTGGAGGTATTTACACCTGGCAGGACGCTATTGAAATGATGATGGCAGGAGCTACTGCAGTCCAGATTGGTTCCGCAGTTCATGAAGGAATTGAGGTTTTCAGCTCGATTTCAACAGGAATTGATAATTTTGTTGCTGAAAAAGGATACAAGGACATAACAGATGTCATCGGACTTGCACATGAGAGGATATAA
- a CDS encoding dihydroorotate dehydrogenase electron transfer subunit: MYPTNVKITKIIKETPSTRTFVFDKSFDEAVPGQFVMVWIRGVDEIPMGLSGKDSITVQKVGDATEKLFSLNEGDSLGIRGPFGNGFTLPGKDEKILLIAGGVGTVPIIALANYAASEGVCITTILGARNAEELLFVDKLSSCGELHITTDDGSAHRCGFVTDVLGETDISAYDRIYTCGPEMMMKCIFGMLENEDALDKTEFSLHRYFKCGIGVCGACCIDKKGLRVCRDGPVFNGLELIDSELGKYMRGPSGNKKDF; this comes from the coding sequence ATGTACCCAACTAATGTCAAAATTACCAAAATTATCAAAGAAACTCCATCCACAAGGACTTTTGTTTTTGACAAATCCTTTGATGAAGCTGTTCCGGGGCAATTTGTAATGGTATGGATTCGTGGAGTTGACGAAATACCAATGGGATTGTCAGGTAAAGACTCAATCACTGTGCAGAAAGTAGGAGACGCAACAGAAAAACTCTTTAGCTTAAATGAAGGAGATTCGCTTGGAATCAGAGGACCTTTTGGAAATGGTTTCACACTTCCGGGAAAAGATGAAAAGATTCTCCTCATTGCAGGTGGAGTTGGTACCGTACCAATTATAGCCCTGGCAAATTATGCAGCTTCAGAAGGCGTGTGCATAACTACTATACTAGGAGCCAGAAATGCTGAGGAACTGCTATTTGTGGATAAATTATCATCTTGTGGTGAACTTCACATTACAACAGATGACGGTTCTGCACACAGGTGCGGTTTTGTAACAGACGTGCTTGGAGAAACTGATATTTCTGCCTATGACAGGATATACACATGTGGCCCTGAAATGATGATGAAATGCATCTTTGGAATGCTTGAGAATGAAGATGCACTTGATAAGACAGAGTTCAGCCTTCACAGGTATTTCAAATGTGGAATTGGAGTTTGTGGTGCTTGCTGCATTGATAAAAAAGGCTTAAGAGTTTGTAGAGACGGACCAGTTTTTAACGGACTGGAACTTATAGATTCAGAGCTTGGAAAATACATGCGTGGACCAAGCGGCAATAAGAAGGATTTCTAA